One Chitinophaga sp. H8 DNA window includes the following coding sequences:
- a CDS encoding HupE/UreJ family protein, with protein sequence MQDFPLYFQLGWQHIADLSAYDHILFITVLCAVYLLNDWKKVLILVTAFTVGHSITLALSVLHIIQIPTPLIEFLIPVTICITALANISRRDNQPEKLRLNYFFALFFGLVHGLGFSNYLKSLLGSQTSIWQPLMAFNIGLEFGQILIVAVVLLLGGIIVNLTGVKRRDWNMFISSAIFGIAIMMAIGRFEDLVKA encoded by the coding sequence ATGCAGGATTTCCCCTTGTACTTTCAGCTAGGGTGGCAGCATATAGCAGACTTAAGCGCATATGATCACATTTTGTTCATCACGGTATTGTGTGCGGTTTATTTACTGAATGATTGGAAAAAAGTACTGATACTGGTAACTGCATTTACAGTGGGGCATTCTATTACATTGGCATTAAGTGTTTTACATATTATACAGATACCTACGCCACTGATAGAATTTCTGATACCTGTAACTATATGTATTACGGCCCTGGCTAATATCAGCCGGAGGGACAATCAACCGGAAAAATTAAGGCTCAATTATTTCTTCGCACTTTTTTTTGGCCTGGTGCATGGTTTAGGATTTTCGAACTATCTGAAGAGTTTGCTGGGTAGCCAGACAAGTATCTGGCAACCACTCATGGCTTTTAATATAGGGCTTGAATTTGGACAGATTCTTATTGTTGCAGTAGTATTGTTATTAGGAGGCATCATTGTAAATCTTACCGGCGTAAAACGAAGGGACTGGAACATGTTTATTTCTTCTGCCATTTTCGGCATTGCAATTATGATGGCCATAGGCCGTTTTGAAGACCTGGTAAAAGCATAG
- a CDS encoding alpha/beta hydrolase has protein sequence MRKYFIWVFVLFCLAGELKAGIVDTVAIKSQAMGRNFKCVVITPDTYKKGKQQFPVVYLLHGYSGNHSDWIKKVPSIQKLADTYQCILVCPDGGFSSWYFDSPIDNSMRYETLVAKEIPAYIDAHYRTRAESRYRAITGLSMGGHGALYLAVRHPETFGAAGSMSGGVDIRPFPKNWDIAKRLGTLEEQPENWNNNTVMNVVEQLKPGKLALIIDCGIEDFFYAVNHNLHDKLMERGIAHDYSERPGSHTWEYWANSIQYHMLFFSRFFNGIK, from the coding sequence ATGAGGAAGTATTTTATCTGGGTATTTGTACTGTTTTGTTTGGCAGGAGAGTTAAAAGCAGGGATAGTAGATACTGTTGCTATTAAGAGTCAGGCTATGGGCCGTAATTTTAAATGTGTGGTGATCACACCAGATACTTATAAAAAAGGGAAGCAGCAGTTTCCCGTAGTGTATCTGCTGCATGGATACAGCGGAAATCATAGCGACTGGATAAAGAAAGTACCTTCAATACAAAAGCTCGCTGATACTTACCAATGTATATTGGTATGCCCTGATGGCGGGTTCAGCAGTTGGTATTTTGACAGCCCAATAGATAATAGTATGCGGTATGAAACATTGGTAGCCAAAGAAATACCGGCTTATATTGATGCACACTACCGTACCCGTGCAGAAAGCCGTTACCGGGCCATTACAGGATTAAGCATGGGCGGGCATGGTGCTTTGTACCTGGCGGTACGGCATCCGGAAACATTTGGTGCTGCGGGAAGCATGAGCGGGGGAGTGGATATCCGTCCTTTTCCCAAAAACTGGGATATCGCCAAAAGACTTGGTACCCTGGAAGAGCAGCCGGAGAACTGGAACAACAATACTGTGATGAATGTGGTAGAGCAGTTAAAACCAGGTAAACTGGCATTGATAATAGATTGCGGAATAGAAGATTTTTTCTATGCAGTGAACCATAACCTGCATGATAAGCTGATGGAACGCGGAATTGCACATGACTATAGCGAAAGGCCAGGTAGCCATACCTGGGAATATTGGGCGAATTCAATACAATATCATATGTTGTTTTTCAGCCGTTTCTTTAATGGCATTAAATAA
- a CDS encoding M1 family metallopeptidase, producing the protein MRKKIMLLAAVFCYVTGISAQHNGSNHGNRFEQLGTMLQSPNMYRSASGAPGPRYWQQRADYDITAELDDTRQKLTGAETITYYNNSPDPLTYLWLQLDENEHDANSDNQQFNGSRMSDKMTMKDLNGILGYGKELGVKIVKVADGNGNALPYTINQTMLRVDLPKALMPGEKYRLKVEWWYNIPNRMTIGGRGGYEHFPEDDNYLYTITQWYPRLAVYSDFQGWQNKQFNGAGEFALTFGNFRVRMTVPADHVVGGTGECQNYREMLSAVQYQRWQQAQSSREPVEVVTLAEAQKAMQQKSTAKKTWVFEAQQVRDFAWVSSRRLVWDAMATQVEGNKVMAMSYYGPEAYPLYRRYSTKVVAHTLKTYSKHTIPYPYPVAISVEAANGMEYPMICFNYGRAEKDGTYSEATKNGMIGVIIHEVGHNFFPMIVNSDERQWTWMDEGLNTFCQFMTEQEWDNNFPSGRGPAHKIVDYMKMPKEQLEPIMTNSENIVQFGPNAYAKPATALNILRETVMGRELFDFAFREYARRWAFKHPTPADFFRTMEDASAVDLDWFWRGWFFGIEPVDISIDSVKWYRMDTQDPAIENAAAKAAYDRNADHLARQRNKTAGVKFAVDQDTSLQDFYSKWDRFEVKPAAKIAYNQFYASLSPEEKRMYDSKKNFYEVTFSNKGGLVMPLIIEWTFTDGTKATDRISAYIWRKNEYQVTKVFAKDKTVAAIKLDPQRETADIDEDNNSWPRTATPSRFELFRTKVVPRGASTGDNPMQRAARE; encoded by the coding sequence ATGAGAAAAAAAATAATGCTGCTGGCAGCGGTGTTTTGTTACGTTACGGGCATTAGTGCACAGCATAATGGCTCCAATCATGGTAATCGCTTTGAGCAGCTGGGTACTATGCTGCAAAGCCCTAATATGTACCGCTCTGCCTCAGGTGCACCAGGACCGCGTTACTGGCAGCAAAGGGCTGATTATGATATTACAGCTGAGCTGGATGATACCAGGCAAAAGCTAACGGGAGCTGAAACCATTACCTACTATAACAATTCCCCGGATCCACTTACTTATTTATGGTTACAGCTGGACGAGAACGAGCATGATGCTAATAGCGACAATCAGCAGTTTAACGGCAGCAGGATGTCGGATAAAATGACCATGAAGGATTTGAATGGCATACTGGGTTACGGTAAAGAGCTGGGTGTGAAAATCGTAAAAGTGGCGGATGGAAATGGAAATGCCTTGCCGTATACCATTAACCAAACCATGTTGCGGGTGGATTTACCTAAAGCATTGATGCCAGGTGAGAAATACCGTTTAAAAGTGGAGTGGTGGTACAATATCCCCAACCGTATGACCATAGGAGGCAGAGGTGGTTACGAGCATTTTCCGGAAGATGATAATTACCTGTATACCATTACGCAATGGTATCCCCGTTTGGCAGTGTACTCAGATTTTCAGGGGTGGCAAAATAAACAGTTTAATGGAGCCGGAGAGTTTGCCCTGACGTTTGGCAACTTCCGGGTACGCATGACGGTACCAGCCGATCATGTGGTAGGAGGCACCGGAGAATGTCAGAATTACAGGGAAATGCTGAGCGCTGTACAATACCAACGCTGGCAGCAGGCACAAAGCAGCAGGGAGCCGGTAGAAGTAGTTACACTGGCAGAAGCACAAAAGGCCATGCAGCAAAAATCAACAGCAAAGAAAACATGGGTATTTGAAGCACAGCAGGTACGTGATTTTGCCTGGGTGTCTTCCCGCCGTTTGGTGTGGGATGCTATGGCCACGCAGGTAGAAGGTAACAAGGTAATGGCCATGTCATATTATGGGCCGGAAGCCTATCCGCTTTATCGCAGGTATTCTACAAAAGTGGTAGCGCATACTTTAAAAACCTATTCAAAGCATACTATTCCTTATCCGTACCCTGTGGCGATCTCGGTGGAGGCAGCAAATGGTATGGAATACCCGATGATCTGCTTTAACTATGGCAGGGCAGAAAAGGATGGTACTTATTCGGAGGCAACTAAAAACGGGATGATTGGCGTGATTATCCATGAAGTAGGGCATAACTTCTTTCCTATGATTGTGAACTCAGATGAGCGGCAGTGGACATGGATGGATGAAGGGCTGAATACATTCTGCCAGTTTATGACGGAACAGGAATGGGATAATAATTTCCCTTCCGGCCGGGGGCCAGCACATAAAATTGTGGATTATATGAAGATGCCGAAGGAGCAGCTGGAGCCTATCATGACCAATTCTGAGAACATCGTACAGTTTGGACCTAATGCTTATGCTAAACCGGCCACTGCGCTGAATATTTTAAGAGAAACAGTGATGGGCAGGGAATTGTTTGACTTTGCTTTCCGGGAGTATGCACGGCGCTGGGCATTTAAGCATCCTACACCCGCAGATTTTTTCCGTACTATGGAAGATGCTTCTGCAGTGGATCTGGACTGGTTTTGGCGGGGATGGTTTTTTGGAATTGAACCGGTGGATATATCGATAGATAGTGTGAAATGGTACCGGATGGATACGCAGGATCCCGCTATCGAAAATGCAGCTGCCAAAGCGGCTTATGATCGTAATGCTGATCATCTGGCCAGGCAGCGTAATAAAACAGCAGGTGTAAAGTTTGCGGTAGATCAGGATACGAGCCTGCAGGATTTTTACAGTAAATGGGATCGGTTTGAGGTAAAGCCGGCTGCTAAAATAGCGTACAACCAGTTTTACGCTTCTCTGTCTCCGGAAGAAAAGCGGATGTACGATAGTAAAAAGAACTTTTATGAAGTAACATTTTCTAATAAGGGCGGCCTGGTAATGCCCTTGATTATTGAATGGACTTTTACGGATGGAACAAAAGCAACAGACCGGATTTCAGCTTATATCTGGCGTAAAAATGAGTATCAGGTTACCAAGGTGTTTGCAAAAGATAAAACGGTAGCCGCGATAAAGCTGGATCCACAGCGTGAAACGGCAGATATTGATGAAGATAATAACAGCTGGCCCAGAACAGCTACTCCTTCAAGATTTGAGTTGTTTAGAACCAAGGTGGTGCCAAGGGGAGCATCTACAGGAGATAATCCTATGCAGCGCGCTGCAAGGGAGTAA
- a CDS encoding carboxypeptidase-like regulatory domain-containing protein, whose protein sequence is MGTLRYHATLSMKLFVCLCCCLLSSIKIYPQGTPPLDVLKHVVTAADSFRQYLPVEKAYLHFDKTAYATGDTMWFKAYLFNAADFTYTLKSGLLYLELSRDSNYLVKRICLPMVGGLTWGDIILDEDRFPAGSYTLRAYTNWMRNFGEEYIFSRQFVIAGGNQDRRVHTQLKLLKDHANEIARLQLQWQDGGNKPVSGADLDIKVLQGKKVVYKNQASTATDGKVDIAFETPGKKGGPLVLEAREGKQGETLRIPLLLNRPQNTDLQFMPEGGSWINGQPARIGFKAIGEDGKGVPVHGKIVNSHQEEVATFTAKHLGMGTFNMVPEAGETYTAQLLLPDSSKLTYSLPAVHQSGTQMQVMNIPGKDSVLVLLASSEDIVEKGSGQSYLLIAQSADGIQYAAVVHFGNGSMQIKVAKELFPTGVARFTLLNMNRQPVNERIIFIDRHQHLQIKMTMDKTVYHPRDSIDMQISVTNAVGKPVQGSFSLAVTDDAQVNQQLPGNGNMISYLQLCADLKGYIEDPDYYFFSGDAHAGEALDCLLLTQGWVGYNWEQVFTPPSLLYPAEPGLMVRGTVLNAFNKPVKRTGVMLFSTSPLLLKDTLTDDQGRFVFTDFPPLDTVGFVVQARNRRGKSFNVGVEVDEFKPPVFSALAVPPVLPWNVNSDPTLLEYVKNNSVFRQEVEKIRLGGHALKEVVVNAKKGVAGSKSLNDPGEADLVLDEAVMKEAGKMTLEEVLLQRVKGFHWGFVNKKGLGYLLQNAEVKFVIDGMDVDFFYSETPGFSNINDHGNYLKSQLEYFTAEDIKGIEVMSSAGFSANYKSRYMSVEERMALAQKGQEVTYIEITTRGGHGPLQKKTPGTYVYKPIPFVWPRTFYRPRYIATDVNQPMKDLRATIHWIPDVVTDENGKASVSFYAADQTGTYTAIITGSDMLGGIGYQRQQVAIRKE, encoded by the coding sequence ATGGGAACCCTTAGATATCATGCCACGTTATCGATGAAATTGTTTGTTTGTCTGTGCTGTTGTTTGTTAAGTAGTATCAAAATTTATCCACAAGGTACTCCTCCACTGGATGTATTGAAACATGTTGTGACAGCTGCGGATAGTTTCCGGCAGTACCTGCCCGTAGAAAAAGCATATCTCCATTTCGACAAAACAGCCTATGCTACAGGAGACACAATGTGGTTTAAGGCATATTTATTCAATGCTGCTGATTTTACCTATACTTTAAAGAGTGGGCTCTTATACCTGGAGCTGAGCAGGGATAGCAATTATTTGGTGAAGCGTATATGTCTGCCGATGGTAGGCGGCCTTACGTGGGGAGATATCATACTGGATGAAGACCGTTTTCCGGCAGGAAGTTATACCCTGAGAGCCTATACTAACTGGATGCGCAATTTTGGAGAGGAGTATATTTTTTCCCGGCAATTTGTAATTGCTGGGGGCAACCAGGACCGGCGGGTGCATACACAGTTAAAACTATTGAAAGATCATGCCAATGAAATAGCCCGTTTGCAATTACAATGGCAGGATGGTGGAAACAAGCCTGTAAGTGGAGCCGACCTGGATATAAAAGTATTACAGGGCAAAAAAGTGGTGTATAAGAACCAGGCATCCACTGCTACGGATGGGAAAGTAGATATAGCCTTTGAAACGCCTGGGAAAAAAGGGGGACCGTTGGTATTGGAAGCGCGGGAAGGAAAGCAGGGAGAAACATTACGAATACCCCTTCTGCTGAACCGGCCGCAAAACACTGATTTGCAATTTATGCCGGAAGGAGGCAGCTGGATTAATGGTCAGCCGGCAAGAATAGGATTTAAAGCAATTGGAGAAGATGGAAAGGGCGTACCTGTGCATGGGAAAATTGTTAATAGTCATCAGGAAGAAGTTGCCACTTTTACGGCAAAGCATCTTGGAATGGGTACATTTAATATGGTACCGGAAGCAGGAGAAACTTATACGGCGCAGTTATTATTGCCGGACAGCAGTAAGCTTACCTATTCACTACCGGCGGTCCATCAGTCAGGTACACAAATGCAGGTAATGAATATCCCCGGAAAAGATTCTGTATTGGTATTGCTTGCATCCAGTGAAGATATTGTAGAGAAAGGCAGTGGACAGTCCTACTTATTAATTGCACAATCAGCAGATGGGATACAGTATGCGGCAGTAGTGCACTTTGGCAATGGCAGCATGCAGATAAAAGTGGCAAAGGAGCTGTTTCCCACAGGGGTAGCCCGTTTTACACTGCTGAATATGAACAGGCAGCCGGTAAATGAAAGAATCATCTTTATAGACCGCCATCAGCATTTGCAAATAAAAATGACAATGGATAAAACGGTTTATCATCCCAGAGATAGTATTGATATGCAAATCAGTGTTACCAATGCAGTTGGCAAGCCGGTACAGGGTAGCTTTTCCCTGGCAGTTACAGATGATGCACAGGTAAACCAGCAATTACCGGGCAATGGAAATATGATCTCTTACCTGCAGCTGTGCGCTGATCTGAAAGGGTATATTGAAGATCCTGATTATTATTTTTTTTCCGGCGATGCACATGCCGGAGAAGCTTTGGATTGTTTGCTGCTAACACAAGGATGGGTAGGATACAACTGGGAGCAGGTATTTACACCGCCATCGCTTCTTTATCCTGCAGAGCCTGGACTTATGGTGAGGGGCACCGTATTGAATGCGTTCAACAAACCGGTAAAACGTACCGGGGTGATGTTGTTTTCTACTAGCCCGCTGCTGCTGAAGGATACGCTTACTGATGATCAGGGACGTTTTGTATTTACTGATTTTCCTCCGTTGGATACGGTAGGGTTTGTAGTACAGGCCAGGAATAGAAGGGGCAAAAGTTTTAATGTAGGTGTAGAGGTAGATGAATTTAAACCACCTGTATTTTCTGCACTGGCAGTACCCCCGGTATTACCCTGGAATGTGAACAGTGATCCTACGTTGCTGGAGTATGTGAAAAATAATAGTGTTTTCCGGCAGGAAGTAGAGAAAATACGGTTAGGAGGACACGCGTTAAAGGAAGTGGTGGTAAATGCCAAAAAAGGGGTAGCAGGGTCTAAAAGCCTTAATGATCCCGGAGAAGCGGATCTGGTGCTGGATGAGGCAGTCATGAAAGAGGCCGGAAAAATGACATTGGAAGAGGTATTGTTGCAGCGGGTGAAAGGATTTCATTGGGGGTTTGTGAATAAAAAAGGGCTGGGATATCTGTTGCAGAACGCAGAGGTGAAATTTGTAATAGACGGGATGGACGTAGATTTTTTCTATAGTGAAACACCAGGTTTTTCAAATATTAATGACCACGGAAATTACTTAAAGAGCCAGCTGGAGTATTTTACGGCTGAAGATATAAAAGGAATTGAGGTGATGTCCAGTGCCGGCTTTTCAGCAAATTACAAAAGCCGCTATATGAGCGTGGAGGAACGTATGGCCCTGGCACAAAAGGGACAGGAGGTAACTTACATTGAAATTACCACACGTGGAGGACATGGTCCCTTACAGAAGAAAACCCCAGGCACCTATGTATACAAGCCTATTCCTTTTGTATGGCCCAGAACATTTTACCGTCCGCGTTACATAGCTACGGACGTAAATCAGCCCATGAAAGATTTACGGGCTACTATTCACTGGATTCCGGATGTGGTGACAGACGAAAACGGGAAAGCCAGTGTATCATTTTACGCAGCAGATCAAACGGGTACTTATACTGCTATCATAACAGGAAGCGATATGCTGGGAGGAATCGGTTATCAGCGGCAGCAGGTTGCAATCCGGAAAGAGTAG
- a CDS encoding SPFH domain-containing protein, producing MEKVTRPVSGYLAFVLAIVSLLAAIYFMVLFAQTTNQGYVWAAIAIFIFFIFMSKGIMIINPNHSRVLTFFGKYVGSVKENGLLWVNPLFKTYNLSLRAQNLNGQMLKVNDKLGNPIEIAAVIVWKVQDTYKAAFEVADFQQYVGVQSEAAVRHLATSYAYDMMEDEKAEITLRDGGEKVNEMLELELNARLAPAGINVLEARISHLAYASEIAGAMLQRQQATAIVAARSKIVEGAVGMVEMALSKLSEKGIVALDEERKAAMVSNLLVVLCGESKVSPVVNTGTLHN from the coding sequence ATGGAAAAAGTTACCAGACCCGTTTCGGGCTATCTCGCCTTTGTACTGGCAATTGTATCATTGCTGGCAGCTATTTATTTTATGGTCTTGTTTGCCCAAACAACCAATCAGGGATATGTGTGGGCAGCAATAGCCATCTTCATCTTCTTTATATTCATGTCCAAAGGCATCATGATCATCAACCCCAATCATTCCAGGGTATTGACCTTCTTTGGTAAATATGTAGGTTCAGTAAAGGAAAATGGGCTGCTTTGGGTAAACCCGCTTTTCAAAACCTATAATCTGAGCTTACGGGCACAAAACCTCAATGGGCAAATGCTCAAAGTAAATGACAAACTTGGCAATCCTATTGAAATAGCCGCTGTGATTGTGTGGAAGGTACAGGATACTTACAAGGCAGCTTTTGAAGTGGCCGATTTCCAACAGTATGTGGGTGTTCAGAGTGAGGCAGCAGTACGCCACCTGGCTACCAGTTATGCCTACGATATGATGGAAGATGAAAAGGCAGAAATTACCCTCCGTGATGGCGGCGAAAAAGTAAATGAGATGCTGGAACTGGAGCTGAATGCGCGCCTGGCTCCTGCAGGTATTAATGTACTGGAAGCCCGTATCAGCCACCTGGCTTATGCATCAGAAATTGCAGGCGCTATGCTGCAACGCCAGCAGGCTACAGCAATTGTGGCTGCCCGTAGTAAAATTGTAGAAGGTGCCGTAGGTATGGTGGAAATGGCCCTGTCAAAACTATCTGAAAAAGGCATCGTTGCACTCGATGAAGAGCGCAAAGCGGCAATGGTATCTAATCTGCTGGTAGTGCTTTGCGGAGAGTCTAAAGTTAGTCCGGTGGTAAATACAGGAACGTTACACAATTAA
- a CDS encoding RagB/SusD family nutrient uptake outer membrane protein, whose product MKTNHKIYSAHHRLLSVVLLAVALFGTACTKNFEKYNTDPTGLSPDQLKPDRNYLGLMFPQIQSSIYYNYNNTDWEFQLQQNLGADVFSGYMMSPNPFSTGITNFNYGLREGWNGTAFTVPYNNVMAPVTELARLGARKDAPDFWGIALILKVEAMHRVTDVYGPIPYSKYGASSTAAAYDSQEEVYNAMFKDLDTALTNLKAFTTANPGKTPYAKFDMVYKGDYKQWIKFANSLRLRLAIRISYANATKAKAEVEKSLDPINGGVLTANTDNMLVSGYGLRHPLRTMIDNWSDMSINASLQSYMAGFKDPRIGKYMDSTSYAKAKGKYLYLGIRGGCKMLAKPAYSGYSTPNFKDNKTFTPNTPIQLMTSAEVYFLRAEAALKGWTEKASPQELYEKGVQTSMEQWGTAAGASAYLNDAVSTPAAYVDPQNAANNAPVPSTITVKWDNAASDEEKLERIITQKWIAMFPEGQEAWSEFRRTTYPKIFPPVENYSNNTINTDIQIRRLPFPSTEYTSNKAEVEKAVQLLGGGADNGGTRLWWDKKP is encoded by the coding sequence ATGAAAACGAATCATAAAATTTACTCCGCACATCACCGGCTGCTGTCTGTTGTACTGCTGGCTGTTGCATTATTTGGAACGGCCTGTACTAAGAATTTCGAAAAGTATAATACAGATCCTACCGGCCTGTCTCCTGATCAGTTAAAACCCGACCGTAATTACCTGGGATTGATGTTCCCGCAGATCCAATCTTCTATTTACTATAACTACAACAATACCGACTGGGAATTTCAATTGCAGCAGAACCTGGGTGCAGATGTTTTTTCCGGTTATATGATGTCTCCAAATCCGTTCTCCACTGGTATCACCAATTTTAATTATGGTCTGCGGGAGGGCTGGAACGGTACAGCTTTTACGGTTCCTTACAACAACGTGATGGCGCCGGTTACAGAACTGGCACGTCTGGGAGCCCGCAAAGATGCACCTGATTTCTGGGGGATTGCCTTAATCCTTAAAGTAGAAGCAATGCATCGGGTTACGGATGTTTATGGTCCCATTCCATACAGTAAATATGGAGCCAGCAGCACTGCAGCTGCTTATGATAGTCAGGAAGAAGTGTATAATGCTATGTTCAAGGATCTCGATACCGCCCTTACTAATCTGAAAGCATTTACAACTGCTAATCCCGGTAAAACACCGTATGCCAAATTTGATATGGTGTACAAGGGTGATTATAAGCAATGGATCAAATTTGCCAACTCCCTGCGTTTAAGATTGGCTATCCGTATCTCGTATGCAAATGCCACCAAAGCAAAAGCAGAAGTGGAAAAGTCACTGGACCCAATTAACGGAGGCGTGCTTACCGCCAATACAGACAATATGCTGGTATCCGGCTATGGTTTAAGACATCCGCTCCGCACCATGATCGACAATTGGTCTGACATGAGCATCAATGCTTCCTTACAGTCTTACATGGCAGGTTTTAAAGATCCCCGTATTGGCAAATACATGGACTCAACTTCCTATGCAAAGGCCAAAGGCAAATACCTGTACCTGGGCATTCGCGGAGGTTGTAAAATGCTGGCCAAGCCAGCTTACAGCGGATACTCCACTCCTAACTTCAAGGATAATAAAACATTTACTCCCAACACGCCTATCCAGTTAATGACAAGTGCGGAAGTATATTTCCTCCGTGCAGAAGCTGCACTGAAAGGCTGGACAGAAAAAGCCTCCCCACAGGAGCTATACGAAAAAGGGGTACAAACCTCTATGGAACAGTGGGGAACTGCTGCTGGCGCCAGCGCTTATCTGAATGATGCTGTCAGCACACCTGCTGCATATGTAGATCCGCAAAATGCAGCCAACAATGCACCAGTACCCTCTACCATTACGGTTAAATGGGATAATGCGGCTTCGGACGAAGAAAAACTGGAACGGATCATTACACAAAAATGGATTGCAATGTTCCCGGAGGGTCAGGAGGCCTGGTCAGAATTCCGCCGTACTACTTATCCTAAAATATTCCCTCCGGTAGAAAACTATAGCAACAACACGATCAATACAGATATTCAAATCAGGAGATTACCATTTCCAAGTACAGAGTATACTTCCAATAAAGCAGAAGTGGAAAAAGCAGTGCAGTTATTAGGGGGTGGGGCAGATAATGGGGGAACCCGCTTATGGTGGGATAAGAAACCGTAA
- a CDS encoding DUF6702 family protein produces the protein MGLLFCKWWLTAWITLMHPFYVSVTEIRHNAPKKELEVSCRIFADDFEKALKAQYNTTFDIIRPADRKQVDALIKDYLSKHLVITINDKVTPLSYLGYKIEEDAAWCFLEAPHVPNVQKIAIKNDILYEAHSNQINMIHVVVNDTRKSTKLDNPESTASFKF, from the coding sequence ATGGGCTTATTATTTTGTAAATGGTGGTTGACTGCATGGATCACACTGATGCATCCTTTCTATGTGAGTGTAACAGAAATAAGACATAATGCCCCCAAAAAAGAGCTGGAAGTGAGTTGCAGGATTTTCGCAGATGATTTTGAAAAAGCCTTAAAAGCACAGTACAATACTACTTTTGATATTATCCGTCCTGCTGATCGCAAACAGGTAGATGCCCTTATCAAAGATTATTTAAGCAAACATCTGGTGATTACTATCAATGATAAAGTGACCCCGTTGTCCTATCTGGGCTATAAAATAGAAGAGGATGCTGCCTGGTGCTTTCTGGAAGCTCCCCATGTACCCAACGTGCAAAAAATAGCTATTAAAAACGATATCCTCTACGAAGCACATAGCAATCAAATCAATATGATTCACGTAGTAGTAAATGACACGCGCAAAAGTACAAAGCTGGATAATCCTGAATCAACAGCCTCCTTTAAGTTCTAA